A region of Porites lutea chromosome 13, jaPorLute2.1, whole genome shotgun sequence DNA encodes the following proteins:
- the LOC140922877 gene encoding colipase-like protein 2 → MKSIFSGIGLFSFLLAVSLAEITSIDYPARMRRVLAKASDDRPALDTLELPQLLQKFGKCWNHSDCSPKECCAGVDPDTLGACVHQPQLYEVCNPRIQPGSKICPCRVGLTCSTRKRRCVYITPDPDEVEESLLRDNSEGN, encoded by the exons ATGAAATCTATTTTCTCTGGGATAGGCCTTTTTTCGTTTCTACTGGCTGTAAGTTTAGCGGAG ATAACTTCAATTGATTATCCTGCTAGAATGCGACGTGTTCTTGCGAAAGCTTCTGATGATCGTCCAGCCTTGGATACATTAGAACTTCCCCAGCTATTGCAG AAATTTGGAAAATGCTGGAATCATAGTGATTGCAGTCCAAAGGAGTGCTGCGCAGGAGTGGACCCAGATACATTGGGAGCCTGCGTTCATCAACCACAGCTGTATGAAGTCTGCAATCCCCGCATACAA CCTGGTTCCAAGATTTGCCCTTGTCGAGTAGGGTTGACATGTTCAACGCGCAAAAGGCGTTGCGTTTACATTACTCCAGACCCGGATGAGGTAGAAGAATCTCTTTTAAGAGACAACAGTGAAGGAAATTAA